The Syngnathus scovelli strain Florida chromosome 18, RoL_Ssco_1.2, whole genome shotgun sequence genome contains a region encoding:
- the LOC137839572 gene encoding janus kinase and microtubule-interacting protein 3-like, which translates to MELEAMLYEALPQRDCPATDGEKASHAGVNDVLTADQRQELRSAVDQWKRALMWELRERDACILQERMDLLHSAQQRNKELKEFIEAQKRQIKQLEEKFLFLFLVFSLAFILWP; encoded by the exons atggagctggaggccatgttgtacgaggcgctaccgcagcgggactgccccgccacggacggcgaaaaagccagccacgctggcgtgaatgacgtgctgacggcggatcagagacaagagcttaggagcgccgtggaccaatggaagcgagccctgatgtgggagttgagggagcgcgacgcttgcatcctccaagagagaatggatctgctgcacagcgcgcaacag aggaacaaagagctgaaagaattcatcgaagctcagaagagacaaatcaaacaattggaggagaagtttctgtttctctttctagtcttctccttggccttcattctgtggccctaa